One window of the Zea mays cultivar B73 chromosome 3, Zm-B73-REFERENCE-NAM-5.0, whole genome shotgun sequence genome contains the following:
- the LOC103651156 gene encoding ubiquitin carboxyl-terminal hydrolase 13 isoform X5 — translation MVVPRAPETQQDQDEEMLVPHQDAIEGLQKDVLEGPQPMEEFASAVENQIIPDTSTSRFTWYIENFSKRNVRKHYSDDFTVGGYKWRVLVFPRGNNVDYLSMYLDVADSNLMPPGWSRNAQFSLAVVNQLDSKASLRKEATHQFNSRESDWGFTSFMPLLDLYDSSKGYVVNDKCIIEAEVAVRKTLDFWNYDSKRMTGYVGLKNQGATCYMNSLLQTLYHIPYFRKAVYHMPTTENDTPSGNIPLALQSLFYKLQHSDNSVATKELTKSFGWDSYDSFMQHDVQELNRVLCEKLENKMKGTTVEGAIQKLFEGHHMNYIECINVESKSTRKESFYDLALDVKGCSDVYASFDKYVAVERLEGDNKYQSEEHGLQDAKKGMLFIDFPPVLQLQLKRFEYDFVRDTMLKINDRYEFPLQLDLDRDDGKYLSPDADRSVRNLYTLHSVLVHSGGVHGGHYYAFIRPKLSDQWYKFEDERVTKEDMKRALEEQYGGEEELPHTNPGLDTAPLRFTKHSNAYMLVYIRESDKDNIICDLDDEDISEHLKVRLRKEHEEKEYKKKEKAEAHMFTALKVARDFDIKEQIGRHMHFDLVDFDRVNSFRAPKNMSINEVKEELSKEFGIPVECQRFWVWAKRQNCTYRPSRPLTSQEETSTIGVLKDATVAKLPNSEVRLFLEVHFRQENQPIAPWNTKEDILLFFKLYDPEKEDLRYVGNFFVKASGKPSDIVERLNQIAGFLSDEDIELYEEIKFEPVVMCVPIESNASFRSSQIDNGDIICYQKHCLPDSMDRYRYPTVPSFFEYIHNRQIVHFRLLEKPKEEGFSLELSKCSTYDDVVEKVAKQLRMDDPSKIRLTQHNPSSQQPKPHFIKYRSLNYLSDMLHNHNQMCDILYYDILDIPLPELESMRSLKVAFQNAANHEMSFHIMRLPKSNSLLDLIEDLKSKVEISCNDAEFRFFGVYLHKICKVYQPGDKIDSVNDHGPLYIEEVPEDEKNAGPHDRLVHVYHFEYNHHIQYFGEPFFFLIRDGEALSDMKVRIQKRLQVPDEQFLKWKFAHVTFSKPEYLQDSDIVMNRFHKQRPVYGGWEQHLGLEHTATTPKRSYLGNNQSNYRTAILLRSL, via the exons GCGAGTGCTCGTCTTCCCCAGAGGAAATAACGTGGACTACCTTTCAATGTACCTGGATGTTGCTGATTCGAACTTGATGCCTCCCGGTTGGAGTAGGAATGCACAATTCAGCCTTGCTGTGGTAAACCAATTAGACAGCAAAGCATCGTTAAGAAAAG AAGCTACGCACCAATTCAATTCCCGAGAAAGTGATTGGGGTTTTACATCTTTTATGCCTTTGTTGGATCTGTATGATTCAAGTAAAGGATATGTTGTGAATGATAAATGTATCATAGAAGCTGAGGTTGCTGTGCGTAAAACTCTTGATTTCTGGAACTATGACTCCAAAAGGATGACTGGTTATGTTGGCCTGAAGAATCAAGGGGCTACCTGTTACATGAACTCCCTTCTTCAGACTTtataccacattccttactttcgGAAG gcTGTATATCATATGCCTACTACAGAGAATGATACGCCTTCAGGGAACATTCCATTGGCTTTGCAAAGCCTTTTTTATAAACTTCAGCATAGTGATAACAGTGTTGCTACAAAAGAGCTCACCAAATCTTTTGGATGGGATAGCTATGATTCGTTCATGCAGCATGATGTTCAAGAATTGAATAGGGTCCTATGTGAAAAGCTGGAGAACAAGATGAAG GGAACCACTGTGGAAGGAGCAATACAAAAATTGTTCGAGGGTCACCATATGAATTATATCGAGTGTATTAATGTTGAGTCTAAATCTACCAGGAAAGAGTCATTCTATG ATCTTGCACTCGATGTCAAGGGATGTTCTGATGTCTATGCATCATTTGATAAGTATGTTGCAGTGGAGAGGTTAGAAGGTGATAATAAGTATCAATCTGAGGAACATGGTCTACAG GATGCCAAGAAAGGAATGCTTTTTATTGACTTTCCTCCAGTTCTGCAACTTCAGTTAAAACGGTTTGAATATGATTTTGTGCGGGATACGATGCTCAAG ATAAATGACCGTTATGAGTTCCCACTTCAATTGGATCTTGATAGAGATGATGGAAAATATCTTTCTCCAGACGCGGATAGAAGTGTGCGTAACCTATATACTCTTCATAG TGTACTGGTTCATAGTGGTGGAGTTCATGGAGGACACTATTATGCCTTTATTCGTCCGAAGCTGTCTGATCAATG GTACAAGTTCGAGGATGAACGAGTGACGAAAGAAGACATGAAACGAGCATTGGAGGAACAATATGGTGGTGAAGAAGAG CTCCCGCATACCAACCCTGGGTTGGATACTGCACCGCTTAGATTTACCAAGCATTCAAATGCTTACATGCTTGTTTACATTCGAGAAAGTGACAAAGATAACATTATCTGTGATTTGGATGATGAAGATATTTCAGAACACCTTAAG GTTAGGTTGAGAAAGGAACATGAAGAGAAGGAGTACAAGAAAAAGGAGAAGGCTGAGGCTCATATGTTCACTGCATTGAAG GTGGCCCGAGACTTTGATATTAAAGAGCAAATTGGAAGACACATGCACTTTGATCTTGTGGACTTTGACAGAGTTAATAGCTTCCGTGCACCTAAGAACATGTCAATCAACGAAGTCAAG GAGGAGCTTTCTAAAGAATTTGGCATCCCTGTAGAATGCCAACGATTTTGGGTATGGGCAAAACGACAGAACTGTACCTACAGACCCAGTCGTCCATTAACCTCCCAGGAGGAAACATCTACT ATTGGGGTTCTCAAAGATGCAACAGTGGCGAAGTTACCGAATTCTGAAGTACGATTGTTCTTGGAGGTTCATTTCAGACAG GAGAACCAACCAATTGCTCCTTGGAATACCAAAGAAGATATATTACTTTTCTTCAAGCTCTATGATCCTGAAAAAGAAGACCTAAG ATATGTCGGCAATTTTTTTGTGAAAGCATCAGGCAAACCATCTGATATAGTAGAAAGGCTGAATCAGATTGCTGGATTTCTGTCTGATGAAGATATTGAGCTCTATGAG GAAATAAAGTTTGAACCAGTTGTGATGTGCGTACCCATTGAGAGTAATGCTTCGTTCCGTTCAAGCCAG ATTGACAATGGTGATATAATATGCTACCAAAAGCACTGTTTGCCAGATTCAATGGATCGATATCGATATCCTACCGTCCCTTCTTTCTTTGAATATATTCATAATAGACAG ATTGTCCATTTCAGATTGCTTGAGAAACCAAAAGAAGAAGGCTTCTCTCTTGAGCT TTCAAAATGCTCCACATATGATGATGTTGTTGAGAAGGTTGCTAAGCAACTACGTATGGATGACCCTTCTAAAATCCGGCTTACTCAACACAATCCATCGTCTCAGCAACCCAAACCTCACTTCATCAAATACAGGAGTCTTAATTATCTTTCGGACATGCTACATAATCACAATCAG ATGTGTGACATATTATATTATGACATCCTGGATATTCCTTTGCCTGAACTAGAATCTATGAGATCTCTGAAGGTCGCTTTCCAAAATGCCGCAAACCATGAG ATGTCGTTTCACATTATGCGGTTACCAAAAAGTAACTCTCTCCTTGATTTGATTGAAGACTTAAAGTCAAAG GTTGAAATTTCTTGTAATGATGCTGAATTTCGGTTTTTTGGAGTCTACCTTCACAAGATATGCAAG GTGTATCAACCTGGAGATAAGATAGATTCAGTTAATGACCATGGACCCTTGTATATTGAAGAG GTTCCCGAGGATGAAAAAAATGCCGGGCCTCATGACCGTTTGGTTCATGTCTATCATTTTGAATATAATCAT CATATTCAGTATTTTGGTGAACCTTTCTTCTTCCTAATTCGTGATGGTGAAGCTTTGTCGGATATGAAAGTACGGATTCAGAAGAGACTTCAAGTTCCTGATGAGCAGTTTCTAAAG TGGAAATTTGCTCATGTTACATTCAGTAAGCCAGAATACCTCCAAGATTCAGATATTGTAATGAACAGATTCCAT AAACAGAGACCTGTTTATGGAGGTTGGGAACAACACCTTGGATTGGAGCATACAGCCACCACCCCAAAAAGGTCCTACTTAGGCAACAACCAG AGCAATTACAGAACCGCCATTCTTTTGAGAAGCCTGTGA
- the LOC103651156 gene encoding ubiquitin carboxyl-terminal hydrolase 13 isoform X3: MVVPRAPEQTQQDQDEEMLVPHQDAIEGLQKDVLEGPQPMEEFASAVENQIIPDTSTSRFTWYIENFSKRNVRKHYSDDFTVGGYKWRVLVFPRGNNVDYLSMYLDVADSNLMPPGWSRNAQFSLAVVNQLDSKASLRKEATHQFNSRESDWGFTSFMPLLDLYDSSKGYVVNDKCIIEAEVAVRKTLDFWNYDSKRMTGYVGLKNQGATCYMNSLLQTLYHIPYFRKAVYHMPTTENDTPSGNIPLALQSLFYKLQHSDNSVATKELTKSFGWDSYDSFMQHDVQELNRVLCEKLENKMKGTTVEGAIQKLFEGHHMNYIECINVESKSTRKESFYDLALDVKGCSDVYASFDKYVAVERLEGDNKYQSEEHGLQDAKKGMLFIDFPPVLQLQLKRFEYDFVRDTMLKINDRYEFPLQLDLDRDDGKYLSPDADRSVRNLYTLHSVLVHSGGVHGGHYYAFIRPKLSDQWYKFEDERVTKEDMKRALEEQYGGEEELPHTNPGLDTAPLRFTKHSNAYMLVYIRESDKDNIICDLDDEDISEHLKVRLRKEHEEKEYKKKEKAEAHMFTALKVARDFDIKEQIGRHMHFDLVDFDRVNSFRAPKNMSINEVKEELSKEFGIPVECQRFWVWAKRQNCTYRPSRPLTSQEETSTIGVLKDATVAKLPNSEVRLFLEVHFRQENQPIAPWNTKEDILLFFKLYDPEKEDLRYVGNFFVKASGKPSDIVERLNQIAGFLSDEDIELYEEIKFEPVVMCVPIESNASFRSSQIDNGDIICYQKHCLPDSMDRYRYPTVPSFFEYIHNRQIVHFRLLEKPKEEGFSLELSKCSTYDDVVEKVAKQLRMDDPSKIRLTQHNPSSQQPKPHFIKYRSLNYLSDMLHNHNQMCDILYYDILDIPLPELESMRSLKVAFQNAANHEMSFHIMRLPKSNSLLDLIEDLKSKVEISCNDAEFRFFGVYLHKICKVYQPGDKIDSVNDHGPLYIEEVPEDEKNAGPHDRLVHVYHFEYNHHIQYFGEPFFFLIRDGEALSDMKVRIQKRLQVPDEQFLKWKFAHVTFSKPEYLQDSDIVMNRFHKQRPVYGGWEQHLGLEHTATTPKRSYLGNNQSNYRTAILLRSL; the protein is encoded by the exons GCGAGTGCTCGTCTTCCCCAGAGGAAATAACGTGGACTACCTTTCAATGTACCTGGATGTTGCTGATTCGAACTTGATGCCTCCCGGTTGGAGTAGGAATGCACAATTCAGCCTTGCTGTGGTAAACCAATTAGACAGCAAAGCATCGTTAAGAAAAG AAGCTACGCACCAATTCAATTCCCGAGAAAGTGATTGGGGTTTTACATCTTTTATGCCTTTGTTGGATCTGTATGATTCAAGTAAAGGATATGTTGTGAATGATAAATGTATCATAGAAGCTGAGGTTGCTGTGCGTAAAACTCTTGATTTCTGGAACTATGACTCCAAAAGGATGACTGGTTATGTTGGCCTGAAGAATCAAGGGGCTACCTGTTACATGAACTCCCTTCTTCAGACTTtataccacattccttactttcgGAAG gcTGTATATCATATGCCTACTACAGAGAATGATACGCCTTCAGGGAACATTCCATTGGCTTTGCAAAGCCTTTTTTATAAACTTCAGCATAGTGATAACAGTGTTGCTACAAAAGAGCTCACCAAATCTTTTGGATGGGATAGCTATGATTCGTTCATGCAGCATGATGTTCAAGAATTGAATAGGGTCCTATGTGAAAAGCTGGAGAACAAGATGAAG GGAACCACTGTGGAAGGAGCAATACAAAAATTGTTCGAGGGTCACCATATGAATTATATCGAGTGTATTAATGTTGAGTCTAAATCTACCAGGAAAGAGTCATTCTATG ATCTTGCACTCGATGTCAAGGGATGTTCTGATGTCTATGCATCATTTGATAAGTATGTTGCAGTGGAGAGGTTAGAAGGTGATAATAAGTATCAATCTGAGGAACATGGTCTACAG GATGCCAAGAAAGGAATGCTTTTTATTGACTTTCCTCCAGTTCTGCAACTTCAGTTAAAACGGTTTGAATATGATTTTGTGCGGGATACGATGCTCAAG ATAAATGACCGTTATGAGTTCCCACTTCAATTGGATCTTGATAGAGATGATGGAAAATATCTTTCTCCAGACGCGGATAGAAGTGTGCGTAACCTATATACTCTTCATAG TGTACTGGTTCATAGTGGTGGAGTTCATGGAGGACACTATTATGCCTTTATTCGTCCGAAGCTGTCTGATCAATG GTACAAGTTCGAGGATGAACGAGTGACGAAAGAAGACATGAAACGAGCATTGGAGGAACAATATGGTGGTGAAGAAGAG CTCCCGCATACCAACCCTGGGTTGGATACTGCACCGCTTAGATTTACCAAGCATTCAAATGCTTACATGCTTGTTTACATTCGAGAAAGTGACAAAGATAACATTATCTGTGATTTGGATGATGAAGATATTTCAGAACACCTTAAG GTTAGGTTGAGAAAGGAACATGAAGAGAAGGAGTACAAGAAAAAGGAGAAGGCTGAGGCTCATATGTTCACTGCATTGAAG GTGGCCCGAGACTTTGATATTAAAGAGCAAATTGGAAGACACATGCACTTTGATCTTGTGGACTTTGACAGAGTTAATAGCTTCCGTGCACCTAAGAACATGTCAATCAACGAAGTCAAG GAGGAGCTTTCTAAAGAATTTGGCATCCCTGTAGAATGCCAACGATTTTGGGTATGGGCAAAACGACAGAACTGTACCTACAGACCCAGTCGTCCATTAACCTCCCAGGAGGAAACATCTACT ATTGGGGTTCTCAAAGATGCAACAGTGGCGAAGTTACCGAATTCTGAAGTACGATTGTTCTTGGAGGTTCATTTCAGACAG GAGAACCAACCAATTGCTCCTTGGAATACCAAAGAAGATATATTACTTTTCTTCAAGCTCTATGATCCTGAAAAAGAAGACCTAAG ATATGTCGGCAATTTTTTTGTGAAAGCATCAGGCAAACCATCTGATATAGTAGAAAGGCTGAATCAGATTGCTGGATTTCTGTCTGATGAAGATATTGAGCTCTATGAG GAAATAAAGTTTGAACCAGTTGTGATGTGCGTACCCATTGAGAGTAATGCTTCGTTCCGTTCAAGCCAG ATTGACAATGGTGATATAATATGCTACCAAAAGCACTGTTTGCCAGATTCAATGGATCGATATCGATATCCTACCGTCCCTTCTTTCTTTGAATATATTCATAATAGACAG ATTGTCCATTTCAGATTGCTTGAGAAACCAAAAGAAGAAGGCTTCTCTCTTGAGCT TTCAAAATGCTCCACATATGATGATGTTGTTGAGAAGGTTGCTAAGCAACTACGTATGGATGACCCTTCTAAAATCCGGCTTACTCAACACAATCCATCGTCTCAGCAACCCAAACCTCACTTCATCAAATACAGGAGTCTTAATTATCTTTCGGACATGCTACATAATCACAATCAG ATGTGTGACATATTATATTATGACATCCTGGATATTCCTTTGCCTGAACTAGAATCTATGAGATCTCTGAAGGTCGCTTTCCAAAATGCCGCAAACCATGAG ATGTCGTTTCACATTATGCGGTTACCAAAAAGTAACTCTCTCCTTGATTTGATTGAAGACTTAAAGTCAAAG GTTGAAATTTCTTGTAATGATGCTGAATTTCGGTTTTTTGGAGTCTACCTTCACAAGATATGCAAG GTGTATCAACCTGGAGATAAGATAGATTCAGTTAATGACCATGGACCCTTGTATATTGAAGAG GTTCCCGAGGATGAAAAAAATGCCGGGCCTCATGACCGTTTGGTTCATGTCTATCATTTTGAATATAATCAT CATATTCAGTATTTTGGTGAACCTTTCTTCTTCCTAATTCGTGATGGTGAAGCTTTGTCGGATATGAAAGTACGGATTCAGAAGAGACTTCAAGTTCCTGATGAGCAGTTTCTAAAG TGGAAATTTGCTCATGTTACATTCAGTAAGCCAGAATACCTCCAAGATTCAGATATTGTAATGAACAGATTCCAT AAACAGAGACCTGTTTATGGAGGTTGGGAACAACACCTTGGATTGGAGCATACAGCCACCACCCCAAAAAGGTCCTACTTAGGCAACAACCAG AGCAATTACAGAACCGCCATTCTTTTGAGAAGCCTGTGA
- the LOC103651156 gene encoding ubiquitin carboxyl-terminal hydrolase 13 isoform X4, with protein sequence MVVPRAPEQTQQDQDEEMLVPHQDAIEGLQKDVLEGPQPMEEFASAVENQIIPDTSTSRFTWYIENFSKRNVRKHYSDDFTVGGYKWRVLVFPRGNNVDYLSMYLDVADSNLMPPGWSRNAQFSLAVVNQLDSKASLRKEATHQFNSRESDWGFTSFMPLLDLYDSSKGYVVNDKCIIEAEVAVRKTLDFWNYDSKRMTGYVGLKNQGATCYMNSLLQTLYHIPYFRKAVYHMPTTENDTPSGNIPLALQSLFYKLQHSDNSVATKELTKSFGWDSYDSFMQHDVQELNRVLCEKLENKMKGTTVEGAIQKLFEGHHMNYIECINVESKSTRKESFYDLALDVKGCSDVYASFDKYVAVERLEGDNKYQSEEHGLQDAKKGMLFIDFPPVLQLQLKRFEYDFVRDTMLKINDRYEFPLQLDLDRDDGKYLSPDADRSVRNLYTLHSVLVHSGGVHGGHYYAFIRPKLSDQWYKFEDERVTKEDMKRALEEQYGGEEELPHTNPGLDTAPLRFTKHSNAYMLVYIRESDKDNIICDLDDEDISEHLKVRLRKEHEEKEYKKKEKAEAHMFTALKVARDFDIKEQIGRHMHFDLVDFDRVNSFRAPKNMSINEVKEELSKEFGIPVECQRFWVWAKRQNCTYRPSRPLTSQEETSTIGVLKDATVAKLPNSEVRLFLEVHFRQENQPIAPWNTKEDILLFFKLYDPEKEDLRYVGNFFVKASGKPSDIVERLNQIAGFLSDEDIELYEEIKFEPVVMCVPIESNASFRSSQIDNGDIICYQKHCLPDSMDRYRYPTVPSFFEYIHNRQIVHFRLLEKPKEEGFSLELSKCSTYDDVVEKVAKQLRMDDPSKIRLTQHNPSSQQPKPHFIKYRSLNYLSDMLHNHNQMCDILYYDILDIPLPELESMRSLKVAFQNAANHEMSFHIMRLPKSNSLLDLIEDLKSKVEISCNDAEFRFFGVYLHKICKVYQPGDKIDSVNDHGPLYIEEVPEDEKNAGPHDRLVHVYHFEYNHHIQYFGEPFFFLIRDGEALSDMKVRIQKRLQVPDEQFLKWKFAHVTFSKPEYLQDSDIVMNRFHRPVYGGWEQHLGLEHTATTPKRSYLGNNQNRHSFEKPVRIYN encoded by the exons GCGAGTGCTCGTCTTCCCCAGAGGAAATAACGTGGACTACCTTTCAATGTACCTGGATGTTGCTGATTCGAACTTGATGCCTCCCGGTTGGAGTAGGAATGCACAATTCAGCCTTGCTGTGGTAAACCAATTAGACAGCAAAGCATCGTTAAGAAAAG AAGCTACGCACCAATTCAATTCCCGAGAAAGTGATTGGGGTTTTACATCTTTTATGCCTTTGTTGGATCTGTATGATTCAAGTAAAGGATATGTTGTGAATGATAAATGTATCATAGAAGCTGAGGTTGCTGTGCGTAAAACTCTTGATTTCTGGAACTATGACTCCAAAAGGATGACTGGTTATGTTGGCCTGAAGAATCAAGGGGCTACCTGTTACATGAACTCCCTTCTTCAGACTTtataccacattccttactttcgGAAG gcTGTATATCATATGCCTACTACAGAGAATGATACGCCTTCAGGGAACATTCCATTGGCTTTGCAAAGCCTTTTTTATAAACTTCAGCATAGTGATAACAGTGTTGCTACAAAAGAGCTCACCAAATCTTTTGGATGGGATAGCTATGATTCGTTCATGCAGCATGATGTTCAAGAATTGAATAGGGTCCTATGTGAAAAGCTGGAGAACAAGATGAAG GGAACCACTGTGGAAGGAGCAATACAAAAATTGTTCGAGGGTCACCATATGAATTATATCGAGTGTATTAATGTTGAGTCTAAATCTACCAGGAAAGAGTCATTCTATG ATCTTGCACTCGATGTCAAGGGATGTTCTGATGTCTATGCATCATTTGATAAGTATGTTGCAGTGGAGAGGTTAGAAGGTGATAATAAGTATCAATCTGAGGAACATGGTCTACAG GATGCCAAGAAAGGAATGCTTTTTATTGACTTTCCTCCAGTTCTGCAACTTCAGTTAAAACGGTTTGAATATGATTTTGTGCGGGATACGATGCTCAAG ATAAATGACCGTTATGAGTTCCCACTTCAATTGGATCTTGATAGAGATGATGGAAAATATCTTTCTCCAGACGCGGATAGAAGTGTGCGTAACCTATATACTCTTCATAG TGTACTGGTTCATAGTGGTGGAGTTCATGGAGGACACTATTATGCCTTTATTCGTCCGAAGCTGTCTGATCAATG GTACAAGTTCGAGGATGAACGAGTGACGAAAGAAGACATGAAACGAGCATTGGAGGAACAATATGGTGGTGAAGAAGAG CTCCCGCATACCAACCCTGGGTTGGATACTGCACCGCTTAGATTTACCAAGCATTCAAATGCTTACATGCTTGTTTACATTCGAGAAAGTGACAAAGATAACATTATCTGTGATTTGGATGATGAAGATATTTCAGAACACCTTAAG GTTAGGTTGAGAAAGGAACATGAAGAGAAGGAGTACAAGAAAAAGGAGAAGGCTGAGGCTCATATGTTCACTGCATTGAAG GTGGCCCGAGACTTTGATATTAAAGAGCAAATTGGAAGACACATGCACTTTGATCTTGTGGACTTTGACAGAGTTAATAGCTTCCGTGCACCTAAGAACATGTCAATCAACGAAGTCAAG GAGGAGCTTTCTAAAGAATTTGGCATCCCTGTAGAATGCCAACGATTTTGGGTATGGGCAAAACGACAGAACTGTACCTACAGACCCAGTCGTCCATTAACCTCCCAGGAGGAAACATCTACT ATTGGGGTTCTCAAAGATGCAACAGTGGCGAAGTTACCGAATTCTGAAGTACGATTGTTCTTGGAGGTTCATTTCAGACAG GAGAACCAACCAATTGCTCCTTGGAATACCAAAGAAGATATATTACTTTTCTTCAAGCTCTATGATCCTGAAAAAGAAGACCTAAG ATATGTCGGCAATTTTTTTGTGAAAGCATCAGGCAAACCATCTGATATAGTAGAAAGGCTGAATCAGATTGCTGGATTTCTGTCTGATGAAGATATTGAGCTCTATGAG GAAATAAAGTTTGAACCAGTTGTGATGTGCGTACCCATTGAGAGTAATGCTTCGTTCCGTTCAAGCCAG ATTGACAATGGTGATATAATATGCTACCAAAAGCACTGTTTGCCAGATTCAATGGATCGATATCGATATCCTACCGTCCCTTCTTTCTTTGAATATATTCATAATAGACAG ATTGTCCATTTCAGATTGCTTGAGAAACCAAAAGAAGAAGGCTTCTCTCTTGAGCT TTCAAAATGCTCCACATATGATGATGTTGTTGAGAAGGTTGCTAAGCAACTACGTATGGATGACCCTTCTAAAATCCGGCTTACTCAACACAATCCATCGTCTCAGCAACCCAAACCTCACTTCATCAAATACAGGAGTCTTAATTATCTTTCGGACATGCTACATAATCACAATCAG ATGTGTGACATATTATATTATGACATCCTGGATATTCCTTTGCCTGAACTAGAATCTATGAGATCTCTGAAGGTCGCTTTCCAAAATGCCGCAAACCATGAG ATGTCGTTTCACATTATGCGGTTACCAAAAAGTAACTCTCTCCTTGATTTGATTGAAGACTTAAAGTCAAAG GTTGAAATTTCTTGTAATGATGCTGAATTTCGGTTTTTTGGAGTCTACCTTCACAAGATATGCAAG GTGTATCAACCTGGAGATAAGATAGATTCAGTTAATGACCATGGACCCTTGTATATTGAAGAG GTTCCCGAGGATGAAAAAAATGCCGGGCCTCATGACCGTTTGGTTCATGTCTATCATTTTGAATATAATCAT CATATTCAGTATTTTGGTGAACCTTTCTTCTTCCTAATTCGTGATGGTGAAGCTTTGTCGGATATGAAAGTACGGATTCAGAAGAGACTTCAAGTTCCTGATGAGCAGTTTCTAAAG TGGAAATTTGCTCATGTTACATTCAGTAAGCCAGAATACCTCCAAGATTCAGATATTGTAATGAACAGATTCCAT AGACCTGTTTATGGAGGTTGGGAACAACACCTTGGATTGGAGCATACAGCCACCACCCCAAAAAGGTCCTACTTAGGCAACAACCAG AACCGCCATTCTTTTGAGAAGCCTGTGAGGATTTACAACTAA